The genomic stretch TTAATATTCAATTCAATGTACAAGCTGAATCTCTTAAAGTTTCTGGAGAGAAAAAAGAGGTCAAAGATGCCACTTATGAGACTCTTCATGCTCTAAAAGGCGGTCAAATCATCGGAACTGATTTGAAGGTAACTGGAAATAAAGACACAAACTCAAGCTCAAACACAAACGTTTACGTTATAAGCACTGAAGGTAAAGGCAGTGCAATTAAATTAACGGGAGATAAAACGACCGTTAAAGGAACGGATTCTGATATCCGTTTGGGTCTTGAAGTAAAAGATGACGCGATACTTCAAATGACTGGGGGCACTATTACGGTTTCTGACACTGGCGTTCACTTCTTAAACACTAACAGCACCGAAAACAAACTGGAAAATATAACGATATCAAGTGGTAAAGACGATACACCTCTACTCGCTGGAATAAGAACCGAAAACAGTACCGTCACTTTAGAAAATGCAAAAGTGACACAAGCAACCAGTGCCGTAGTTGCAAATAATAACTCTACAATAACGATCTCTGGAGGATCATTTGAGACGAAAGGAATAAGTATAGGCGCTCATAATGGCAGTACCATTACTTTAGACACCAACGTTCAAATTACCTCTGAGAACACTGGACTCTATGCAAACGGTTTAAACTCCATAGTCACAATAACTGGAGGAGAAATCACAGGCAAAGATAGCGCATTGTCTACTGCAAACGGTGGGCATATTAAGGGCACAGATGTTGCCCTCAAAGCAAAGGGGGATGGATACGGTGCATTTTCTGATGGTGTAGGCAGCGTAATTGAATTGCATGGCAATACAAATATCAGTGATAGTAAAATCGGGCTTTTTGCACAGAATCATGGCGCAATCAGTGTGGCTGGTGGAACGATAACCTCAGAAGGAGTAGCATTGTTTGTATTCAAAGGTGGGCATATTACAGCCACAGACGTTACTTTATCAGTAACAGATGATAAAGGATTAGCTGTAAGTTCCAAAGGCTCTAACAGCTTAATTGAGTTAAACGGAAAAACAACAATTGAGAATTCCCTCATAGGACTTTCTGCAGAAAACGGTGGGGCAATTCAAATGACCGGAGGAACCATTAAAGCTGCAAATATTGGTGCTGGCTTTATAGGCAGTAAAGGCGAAAAAAACAAACTGGAAAATGTGACCATCTCAAGTAGTAAAAAAGATGCATCAAGCAATAAAGATGATGCACTACTAACTTCAGGAGTATATGCAAATGAAAGTACAGTCGCTTTAAAAAATGTAACTGTGACACAAGCAAAAAGCGCCGTAGTTGCCGATAATGAATCCAAAATAACAATCTCTGGAGGATCATTTGAAGCAAAAAATGCAACAATAGTTGCGCTCAATAATGGTACGATTATTTTAACCGACGATGCCCAAATTACATCATCTGAAAACACCAGTCTCCTTGCAAAAGAAGGTGGTGCGATCAGCATGACGGGGGGATCCATTAAAGCTTCAGAGTTTGGTGCTGGCTTCGAGAATAGTAAGAGAGAAGAAAACAAACTAGAAAATGTAACAATATTAAGTAATAAAGACGGTGCACTCCTGAACATAGGAGTATCTGCAGATAAAAGTACAGTCGCTTTAAAAAATGTAACTGTGACACAAGCAAAAAGCGCCGTAGTTGCCGATAATGAATCCAAAATAACAATCTCTGGAGGATCATTTGAAGCAAAAAATGCAACAATAGTTGCGCTCAATAATGGTACGATTATTTTAACCGACGATGCCCAAATTACATCATCTGAAAACACCAGTCTCCTTGCAAAAGAAGGTGGTGCGATCAGCATGACGGGGGGATCCATTAAAGCTTTCTATAATGGAGCTACTTTCGAGAATAGTAAGAGAGAAGAAAACAAACTAGAAAATGTAACCATATCAAGCGTTAAAGATGAAGATGATGCGCTATTACAATATGGAATAGTAGCAAATGATAGTACAGTTGCTTTAACAAATGTCACCGTGACAAAAGCAGAAACTGCCATAATTGCAGATGACCACTCGACAATAACAATCTCAGGAGGATCATTTGAAAGCAAAGGTAATGGAATATATGCGATACAAGGAAGTTCTATTTCTTTAAACAACGCTACGGTAACATCATCTTATGGACCTAGTATCTATGCAGACGGTTCAGATTCAAAAATTATAATGATAGGAGGAAGCGCAACTGCAAAAAGAGGCAGTGCAGCATTATTGACAGAAAACGAAGGACAGATCGATGCCACAGATGTTACGCTCACAACAAATGGCATAGGGACCGGCGCACTTGCGCTTGGTGAGAGCACAATTCAATTGCATGGCAATACAACAATCAACAATACTTTAGACGGTCTTAGAGCAGTTGATGGTGGTAAAATTACCGGTGAAAATTTAAATATCACCGGAGGAAAAGCTATCACAGATCCCGACACAGAACGCTCTGGTCTAACGACAGAAGGCGCTGGCAGTGAAATTAACTTAACAGGCAAAACAATCATTCAAAATGTTGATGAAGGTCTTTATGCAGACGGTGGAAGCAAGATCACTAGTGGTGATCTAGTAATGAGCGGTGGTGAGAGCGAAAAAGTAACCATTGCTGTAGGCTCTTACGAGCTTGAGAGCAAAATTGAATTAAATGGTAAAACAACCATTAAAAATTTTGATGTTGGTCTTGCTGCAGCTGGTGATGCCTCAATTATCATGAAGAATGGCACTAAAAATGAAATAGACGTCAAAAAAATTGCACTATTCGCAGCAGATAGGGGAAAGATTGACCTAGCAAATACTGATGTAAAAGCAGAAAGCGTAGGTATGCAACTAGTGGCTTTATCGAAAACCAATACAGATGAAGATGATCTACAAATATATGGAGACAACGAAATCAATCTGACCAATAGCAATATTCACGTTGACAATGGCACTGGAATTCTCGTTGGAGCATTTGTTGAAAAAAGCATTGACAATAATATTGCTCCATCAATCGGAAAAGTTAATCTTAACAACTCAGAAATCCATGCGGATGTGTTATTAGACAATGGACTTTTTTGGGACAAAAATTCTTGGATCGATACAAATTTCTGGAATGATGAAAACATGAAGGAGATATCTACCGGTACCTTTACCTTAAATGCAGATCATTCTATTTTAGAAGGAAAGGCAAACATTACAAACGACAGAACAATCAGTTTTGATCTGAAAAATCAAGCAAAATGGATCTTGAAAACCAGCACACAAGAAAAAGATGCTGATGGAAAACTCCTTGATATCGCTCAAAGATCACGTTCTGACATTTCTGTTCTGGGTCTTAATGACAGCTCTCTTGTTTTTGCAGAACCAATAGAAGGTCATTACCACACATTGCATATAGGTTTGGGAAAACCAGAGACTAAAGCCGTCTATAATGCAACAGGTGATGCAAAAATTTATTTCAATACAAAATGGACTGATGGCACACCAATCACAGAGCAAGAAACCGATCATCTTCTCATTCACGGCGATGTTTCAGGCTCCACAACAGTTTACATTCAAAGCGATTTAGGAGATAAAGAGAGCGTCATAAATGCTTCCGATCCTTCTAACATAGGCGGACTTTCACTGATCCAAGTTTCCGGAAAGGCTGATGAAAATTCTTTCAAATTAGCCCATGGTTATATCACAAGAGGTGGTTCACCTTATAAATATACGCTAACAGGTTACGGACCAGAATCAAGCTATGGCCAAGCGAATATTGAACAAAATCTCTTTGATGAAAAGAATGAGAATTTCTGGGATTTCCGTTTACATAAAGAACTTCTTCCTGATTCAAAAGCAGAAGCACCTGTAGCACAAATGGCAAGCTATTTGGTCATGCCAAATGCTCTCTTCTATAGCGGATTGACTGATATGGCTGAACAAAACGCATTGTTGGCAAATATCAGAACATCGGTCGTAGATAAAGGACAAGAAAAACAGAATGGCTTTTTCTTACACACCTATGGAAGCACAGGAACTTTCTCCTCTGAAAGTGCACCACGCCAATATGGTTATAGCGGTGCTGATCTTCGCTATGCCGCTCTACAAGGAGGAGTGAACTTCGCAACACTGGAAGGACATAATACCACAACACGTTTCGGTCTTATAGGGACCTATGGACAGCTTTCCTTTACGCCAAAAGATATGCAAGATGCTGGAAAAAACACCGTTGATAAATGGTCCCTCACAGCCTATGGAACCATACAGCATGACAATGGCTTTTATCTTGATACGCTGTTATCCTATGGCATCCTAAAGGGAGACATCACCAATGCCCTCATTGGAACAACCGCAAAATTAAAAAATGCTAAAATGTTGACGATCTCCACAACTGTTGGCAAACAATTTGCAACAGGAATTCAGGGTGTAACATTCGAACCACAGGCACAACTTGCTTATCAACATTTGACGTTTGATACCATTTTAGATGCTGATCACTTTACCATTGACATGAACAATCCTCATCAATGGATGATCCGTGTTGGTGGACGTTTGACCAAAAGCATTACCGCTGAAAACAACCGCCCTATGTCTTTCTATGGAAAAGTCAACTTGATCAAAACCTTTGGGGATGATCAGGCACTCCATATTG from Bartonella kosoyi encodes the following:
- a CDS encoding autotransporter outer membrane beta-barrel domain-containing protein, producing MYKKSLLSSMVTAAIVLFNIQFNVQAESLKVSGEKKEVKDATYETLHALKGGQIIGTDLKVTGNKDTNSSSNTNVYVISTEGKGSAIKLTGDKTTVKGTDSDIRLGLEVKDDAILQMTGGTITVSDTGVHFLNTNSTENKLENITISSGKDDTPLLAGIRTENSTVTLENAKVTQATSAVVANNNSTITISGGSFETKGISIGAHNGSTITLDTNVQITSENTGLYANGLNSIVTITGGEITGKDSALSTANGGHIKGTDVALKAKGDGYGAFSDGVGSVIELHGNTNISDSKIGLFAQNHGAISVAGGTITSEGVALFVFKGGHITATDVTLSVTDDKGLAVSSKGSNSLIELNGKTTIENSLIGLSAENGGAIQMTGGTIKAANIGAGFIGSKGEKNKLENVTISSSKKDASSNKDDALLTSGVYANESTVALKNVTVTQAKSAVVADNESKITISGGSFEAKNATIVALNNGTIILTDDAQITSSENTSLLAKEGGAISMTGGSIKASEFGAGFENSKREENKLENVTILSNKDGALLNIGVSADKSTVALKNVTVTQAKSAVVADNESKITISGGSFEAKNATIVALNNGTIILTDDAQITSSENTSLLAKEGGAISMTGGSIKAFYNGATFENSKREENKLENVTISSVKDEDDALLQYGIVANDSTVALTNVTVTKAETAIIADDHSTITISGGSFESKGNGIYAIQGSSISLNNATVTSSYGPSIYADGSDSKIIMIGGSATAKRGSAALLTENEGQIDATDVTLTTNGIGTGALALGESTIQLHGNTTINNTLDGLRAVDGGKITGENLNITGGKAITDPDTERSGLTTEGAGSEINLTGKTIIQNVDEGLYADGGSKITSGDLVMSGGESEKVTIAVGSYELESKIELNGKTTIKNFDVGLAAAGDASIIMKNGTKNEIDVKKIALFAADRGKIDLANTDVKAESVGMQLVALSKTNTDEDDLQIYGDNEINLTNSNIHVDNGTGILVGAFVEKSIDNNIAPSIGKVNLNNSEIHADVLLDNGLFWDKNSWIDTNFWNDENMKEISTGTFTLNADHSILEGKANITNDRTISFDLKNQAKWILKTSTQEKDADGKLLDIAQRSRSDISVLGLNDSSLVFAEPIEGHYHTLHIGLGKPETKAVYNATGDAKIYFNTKWTDGTPITEQETDHLLIHGDVSGSTTVYIQSDLGDKESVINASDPSNIGGLSLIQVSGKADENSFKLAHGYITRGGSPYKYTLTGYGPESSYGQANIEQNLFDEKNENFWDFRLHKELLPDSKAEAPVAQMASYLVMPNALFYSGLTDMAEQNALLANIRTSVVDKGQEKQNGFFLHTYGSTGTFSSESAPRQYGYSGADLRYAALQGGVNFATLEGHNTTTRFGLIGTYGQLSFTPKDMQDAGKNTVDKWSLTAYGTIQHDNGFYLDTLLSYGILKGDITNALIGTTAKLKNAKMLTISTTVGKQFATGIQGVTFEPQAQLAYQHLTFDTILDADHFTIDMNNPHQWMIRVGGRLTKSITAENNRPMSFYGKVNLIKTFGDDQALHIDKDYKLDAMGSALEGGLGINAQLSTNLSLHGDVSYQQKLQKTGISGASFSGGIRYQF